A part of Calditrichota bacterium genomic DNA contains:
- a CDS encoding DUF4416 family protein → MAKPKIPLNVKLFIAITFSVDQTYDQIKEILQNEFGPVDCLSAIFPFDYTRYYSREMGSDLRKQLLGFERLIPPDNLPEIKLRTNGIEDRFSLDGNRRVNLDPGYLSAANVVMATTKNFDHRIYLGKGIFGDVQLRYRANKFHFNPWTYPDYKDKYIIDFLARTRKIYMKEFDRMLRMEGAK, encoded by the coding sequence ATGGCGAAACCAAAAATACCCTTAAACGTCAAGTTATTCATTGCCATTACTTTTTCAGTTGATCAAACTTATGACCAGATAAAAGAAATTTTACAGAATGAGTTTGGCCCCGTTGACTGTTTGTCGGCGATTTTTCCGTTTGATTATACCCGATATTATTCTCGGGAAATGGGGAGCGATTTGCGAAAGCAATTGCTCGGTTTTGAGCGACTCATTCCGCCTGACAATCTGCCTGAAATCAAGTTACGAACCAATGGCATTGAAGATCGATTTTCCCTGGATGGCAATCGGCGGGTAAACCTTGATCCGGGCTATCTTTCGGCGGCAAACGTTGTCATGGCGACGACAAAAAATTTTGATCACCGAATTTATCTTGGAAAAGGCATTTTCGGCGATGTGCAGTTGCGCTATCGGGCAAATAAATTTCATTTTAATCCCTGGACATATCCGGATTACAAGGATAAATACATTATCGATTTTTTGGCGCGGACGAGAAAAATTTATATGAAAGAATTTGACAGAATGCTGAGAATGGAAGGCGCAAAGTGA
- a CDS encoding phosphoribosylformylglycinamidine cyclo-ligase produces MTEKLGYKDAGVDISAGEESVKEIARLAKSTFSDAVLKDIGLFGSFFQIDKEKYRQPVLVSSVDGVGTKLKVAFMAHIYDTVGEDLVNHCVNDIMTSGADPLFFLDYLAFASLDSEILVKIIEGLARGCRNANCALIGGETAEMPGFYQPGEFDMSGTIVGIADRENVIDGGKIVSGDILVALPSNGLHTNGYSLVRKVFFELNNFGVDQFVPELQTTLGEELLRVHQCYQRAINAVKFKNYVHGMSHITGGGIEGNTKRLLSEKFRLKIDWDVWEAPPIFRMIQKLGNIETTEMRRVFNLGVGFIFVVDKNRASDAINDLRNAGEKPFIIGEIQ; encoded by the coding sequence GTGACTGAAAAGCTCGGCTACAAAGACGCCGGTGTGGACATCTCGGCGGGAGAAGAGAGCGTCAAAGAAATCGCTCGCTTAGCCAAATCCACTTTCAGCGATGCTGTGTTGAAAGATATTGGTTTATTTGGCTCATTTTTTCAGATTGATAAAGAAAAATACCGGCAGCCGGTTCTGGTTTCCAGCGTCGATGGCGTAGGGACGAAGTTGAAAGTCGCGTTTATGGCTCATATTTACGATACTGTGGGCGAAGATCTGGTGAATCATTGCGTCAATGACATCATGACATCTGGTGCCGATCCGTTATTTTTTCTCGATTATCTTGCATTCGCCAGCTTGGATTCAGAAATTCTCGTGAAAATAATTGAGGGACTTGCCCGGGGATGCCGTAACGCAAACTGCGCACTCATTGGCGGCGAAACAGCGGAAATGCCCGGATTTTACCAGCCGGGCGAATTCGACATGTCCGGAACGATCGTCGGCATTGCGGACAGGGAAAATGTCATCGATGGCGGCAAAATTGTCAGCGGCGACATTTTAGTGGCATTGCCGTCCAATGGTTTGCACACAAACGGCTACTCGCTGGTTCGGAAAGTTTTTTTTGAATTGAATAACTTCGGCGTCGATCAATTTGTCCCGGAATTGCAAACGACGCTGGGGGAGGAATTGCTCCGGGTGCACCAATGTTACCAGAGGGCAATTAATGCTGTCAAATTTAAAAATTACGTGCACGGCATGTCTCACATCACTGGCGGGGGAATTGAAGGAAATACAAAGCGCTTGTTGTCAGAAAAATTCAGACTGAAGATTGACTGGGACGTCTGGGAAGCGCCGCCGATATTTAGAATGATTCAGAAATTGGGAAATATTGAAACGACGGAAATGAGGCGCGTCTTTAATTTAGGCGTGGGATTTATTTTTGTGGTTGACAAAAATCGCGCCAGTGACGCCATCAACGATTTAAGGAACGCTGGAGAAAAACCATTTATTATTGGAGAAATTCAATGA
- a CDS encoding NAD(P)H-dependent glycerol-3-phosphate dehydrogenase: MNSNTDKQRVVVLGAGSWGIALAMVLSYNNHQVTLWEFRPDAADKLKKTRDAGEFLPGIQLPQSIEVENDLEKTCQGKDLFIVAVPSHVVREVATRIGEIAISQKPKAVVNVAKGVENKTLLRMSQVLQKCIPWLNRDNVATLSGPSHAEEVSRKIPTAIVAASRNPEIAEYIQKTFMNKYFRVYTNQDIIGVELGGSLKNIIALAAGICDGAGFGDNTKAALQPRGLVEMVRLGTAMGAQAITFAGLSGMGDLIVTCMSRHSRNRYVGEQIGKGRKLQEILDEMVMVAEGVKTTRSAYELSKKFGVEMPITDQVYQVLFNDKNPEDALYELMMRGPKEEKWG; encoded by the coding sequence ATGAATTCAAACACTGACAAACAAAGAGTCGTCGTGTTGGGCGCAGGCAGTTGGGGAATTGCTTTAGCAATGGTTTTAAGCTATAACAATCACCAAGTGACTCTTTGGGAATTCCGACCTGACGCCGCAGATAAATTGAAGAAAACGCGGGATGCCGGCGAGTTTTTGCCCGGTATTCAATTGCCGCAATCCATCGAAGTGGAGAATGATCTGGAAAAGACGTGTCAGGGAAAAGATCTTTTTATCGTTGCGGTGCCTTCGCATGTGGTACGAGAAGTTGCGACGCGAATCGGCGAAATAGCGATTTCGCAAAAGCCAAAGGCTGTGGTGAATGTTGCCAAAGGCGTAGAAAACAAGACGTTGCTTCGCATGTCGCAAGTGTTGCAAAAATGTATTCCCTGGTTGAATCGCGATAATGTTGCGACGTTGTCGGGTCCGAGCCACGCCGAAGAGGTGAGTCGGAAAATACCGACCGCCATCGTTGCTGCTTCTCGGAATCCGGAAATCGCCGAATATATTCAAAAAACGTTCATGAATAAATATTTCCGCGTTTACACTAATCAGGATATCATCGGCGTTGAATTGGGCGGTTCGTTGAAAAATATTATTGCGTTGGCTGCCGGCATTTGTGACGGCGCCGGTTTTGGCGATAACACTAAAGCCGCTCTGCAGCCGCGCGGATTAGTGGAAATGGTGCGACTGGGAACTGCCATGGGCGCACAGGCGATCACTTTCGCCGGACTTTCCGGAATGGGAGATTTGATCGTTACCTGCATGAGTCGCCACAGCCGTAATCGATATGTGGGCGAACAAATCGGAAAAGGCAGAAAATTGCAGGAAATTTTGGACGAAATGGTCATGGTCGCCGAGGGAGTGAAAACCACACGCTCCGCCTATGAGTTAAGCAAAAAATTTGGAGTTGAAATGCCGATCACTGATCAGGTTTATCAAGTGTTGTTTAATGACAAAAATCCTGAAGATGCTCTGTACGAATTGATGATGCGCGGGCCCAAGGAAGAAAAATGGGGTTAG
- the asnS gene encoding asparagine--tRNA ligase, which translates to MEMKNETYIAEIAKYKDQVVTVSGWLYNRRSSGKVHFLLVRDGTGIIQAVVGRKDVDEEIFEKCKDLPQESSLKITGLVHEDSRAPGGYELHVNNVEIVQVAHDYPITPKEHGTTFLMDHRHLWLRSSKQHAILRVRHEIIRAARDFFDKKGFTLVDAPIFTPAACEGTSTLFETDYFGSKAYLTQSGQLYMEAAAMAFGKVYCFGPTFRAEKSKTRRHLTEFWMIEPEMAYCDLDGNMDIAEEFVEYIVQRVLEEKKEELKKLERDTGKLEKVQRPFPRISYDEAAKMLKDAGLDFVYGDDFGAPDETYISDQFDSPVMVHRYPAEVKAFYMKPDAEDPKKALCVDVLAPEGYGEVIGGGQREDDLDKLLAKIKEDNLPKEAFEWYLDIRRYGSVPHSGFGMGIERAVAWICGLKHIRETIPFPRTISRMQP; encoded by the coding sequence ATGGAGATGAAAAACGAAACGTACATCGCTGAAATTGCAAAATATAAAGATCAAGTTGTCACTGTGTCCGGCTGGTTGTACAACCGCCGTTCCAGCGGAAAAGTCCATTTTTTGCTGGTACGCGACGGCACGGGAATCATTCAGGCTGTTGTCGGCAGAAAAGATGTGGACGAAGAGATATTTGAAAAATGCAAAGATTTGCCACAGGAATCTTCGCTGAAAATTACCGGTCTGGTGCACGAGGATAGCCGCGCGCCAGGCGGCTACGAATTACACGTGAACAATGTCGAAATCGTTCAAGTTGCTCATGATTATCCGATTACGCCGAAGGAACATGGCACAACTTTTTTGATGGATCACCGACACTTGTGGTTGCGGTCTTCCAAACAACATGCCATTTTGCGCGTGCGGCATGAGATCATTCGCGCAGCGCGCGATTTTTTTGATAAAAAAGGTTTCACGCTGGTGGATGCGCCGATTTTCACGCCGGCTGCCTGCGAAGGCACGAGCACGCTTTTTGAGACCGATTACTTTGGCTCAAAAGCCTATTTGACGCAGAGCGGTCAGCTTTACATGGAAGCGGCGGCCATGGCGTTCGGCAAAGTTTATTGTTTCGGTCCCACGTTTCGCGCGGAGAAATCGAAAACGAGGCGCCATTTAACCGAGTTCTGGATGATCGAGCCGGAAATGGCGTATTGCGATTTGGATGGAAACATGGACATTGCCGAGGAATTTGTCGAATACATTGTGCAAAGAGTTTTGGAAGAGAAAAAAGAAGAATTGAAAAAATTGGAAAGAGACACCGGCAAGCTGGAAAAAGTGCAGCGGCCTTTTCCGCGCATCAGCTACGACGAAGCAGCCAAAATGCTCAAAGATGCGGGTTTGGATTTCGTCTATGGTGACGATTTCGGGGCGCCGGACGAAACCTACATCTCCGACCAATTTGACAGCCCCGTTATGGTGCATCGCTACCCGGCGGAGGTAAAGGCTTTTTACATGAAACCAGACGCTGAAGATCCGAAAAAAGCGCTCTGTGTGGATGTGTTGGCTCCGGAAGGCTACGGCGAAGTCATCGGCGGCGGACAGCGCGAAGATGATCTGGACAAATTACTGGCGAAAATAAAAGAGGACAATTTGCCCAAGGAAGCTTTCGAGTGGTATTTGGATATTCGCCGTTACGGTTCGGTACCGCACTCGGGATTTGGCATGGGTATCGAGCGCGCTGTGGCCTGGATTTGTGGGTTGAAGCACATTCGTGAGACCATTCCGTTTCCGCGTACCATCAGTAGAATGCAGCCGTAA
- a CDS encoding TIGR00725 family protein, whose translation MKRKPIIGVIGQGKFVPNDVLRLAEDVGKLIAQRGAMLVCGGLGGVMEAACRGAKAENGISIGVLPGRDTGDANEFVDIPVATGLGEARNSIVVRTADVIIAIGGKFGTLSEIGFALAFGKGVIGLRTWPGIEGIHYVESPEQAVKLAFDFIS comes from the coding sequence ATGAAAAGAAAACCAATTATTGGAGTAATCGGTCAGGGCAAATTTGTCCCGAATGATGTATTGCGTTTAGCCGAAGACGTCGGAAAGCTCATTGCGCAGCGCGGCGCGATGTTAGTTTGCGGCGGATTAGGCGGCGTGATGGAAGCGGCGTGTCGCGGCGCAAAGGCGGAAAACGGAATTTCGATTGGGGTCCTACCAGGACGCGACACGGGCGACGCAAATGAGTTTGTCGATATTCCAGTTGCCACCGGTCTGGGCGAAGCGCGCAACAGCATTGTTGTGCGAACCGCGGATGTCATCATTGCTATTGGCGGCAAATTCGGCACGCTTTCAGAGATTGGTTTTGCTCTGGCTTTCGGCAAAGGTGTCATTGGGCTGCGCACGTGGCCGGGAATTGAGGGGATTCATTACGTGGAATCTCCGGAACAGGCAGTGAAGCTTGCTTTTGATTTTATCTCATAA
- a CDS encoding acylphosphatase produces MEISAHIIVKGLVQGVGFRWFVEREANKLNLKGFVRNLPNGDVETEVEGEKGFVDEFVQQLKIGNPMSRVNDVIVTPGEFTGKYSDFQIRF; encoded by the coding sequence ATGGAAATTTCTGCTCACATCATTGTCAAAGGACTTGTTCAGGGAGTCGGGTTTCGCTGGTTTGTGGAACGCGAAGCGAATAAATTAAATCTAAAAGGATTTGTGCGCAATCTTCCCAACGGAGACGTGGAAACCGAGGTTGAGGGGGAAAAAGGTTTCGTCGACGAGTTTGTGCAACAGCTAAAAATCGGTAATCCCATGTCCAGAGTGAATGATGTTATTGTTACTCCGGGCGAATTTACCGGTAAATACAGCGATTTTCAAATCAGATTTTGA
- a CDS encoding adenine phosphoribosyltransferase gives MAALKSMIRDVPDFPKPGIIFKDITTLLKDGEAFYRSIEELAARFNPDEIDKVLGVESRGFIFAAALAYKWKKGLVLVRKPGKLPGEKLSQEYELEYGADAMEIHADAIKKGERILVIDDLLATGGTIEAAVKLTERLGGEIIGIGFLIELSFLKGRDRFKKYRLESLIQYDSE, from the coding sequence ATGGCCGCATTGAAATCAATGATCAGAGATGTTCCGGATTTTCCTAAGCCCGGAATTATTTTCAAAGATATTACTACTTTACTGAAAGACGGTGAAGCATTTTATCGTTCAATTGAAGAGTTAGCCGCTCGATTCAATCCTGACGAAATCGACAAAGTGCTCGGCGTTGAATCAAGGGGATTTATTTTTGCGGCGGCACTGGCGTACAAATGGAAGAAAGGGTTGGTGCTGGTGAGAAAGCCGGGTAAGCTCCCCGGAGAGAAATTGTCCCAGGAATACGAACTGGAATATGGCGCCGACGCCATGGAAATTCACGCGGACGCCATTAAAAAAGGCGAGCGGATTTTGGTGATTGACGATCTTCTTGCCACCGGCGGAACCATCGAAGCTGCGGTGAAATTGACTGAGCGTCTCGGCGGAGAAATCATTGGCATTGGTTTTTTGATTGAGCTTTCTTTTTTGAAAGGCCGGGATCGCTTTAAAAAATATCGGCTGGAAAGCCTGATTCAATACGATTCCGAATGA
- a CDS encoding glucose-6-phosphate isomerase codes for MNNKIFLDYENITAFLTKDEIETLSPQVKKINEALEKRTGEGSDFLGWLDLPNQTIDSYAGFQELVSEIRQEADAFLVIGIGGSYLGARAVVEALAPSLNEKSPMTPEIIFAGYNIDSGYMTKLLEYLKSKNVYVNVISKSGTTTEPGIAFRVVKAMMEKVYGRDGARKRIIATTDAEKGALRKMASQEGYRTFTIPDDVGGRFSVLTPVGLLPIAVSGNYVETLLSGAREMKDNLRNNSIEGNIANIYASIRYLLYQKGKTIEILANFDKKLIYFAEWWKQLFGESEGKDGKGLFPASVNFTTDLHSLGQYIQQGRRDLLETFLIVNKIQDHIMVPEDVQNLDGLNYLSGKTFHEINLKAHQGTAAAHRNGGVPNMTIHIPEVNAHWLGALIFMFEKAVAVSGYLLGVNPFNQPGVEEYKTNMFKLLGKPGY; via the coding sequence ATGAATAATAAAATATTTTTAGACTATGAAAACATCACAGCTTTTCTCACAAAAGATGAAATCGAGACGCTTTCTCCGCAAGTCAAGAAAATTAATGAAGCTTTGGAAAAGAGAACGGGAGAAGGCAGCGATTTTCTGGGCTGGCTTGATTTGCCGAACCAGACCATTGATTCCTACGCCGGTTTTCAGGAACTCGTTTCAGAAATCAGGCAAGAAGCGGACGCCTTTTTGGTCATTGGCATCGGCGGTTCCTATTTAGGCGCAAGGGCCGTAGTCGAAGCGCTCGCGCCGAGCTTAAATGAGAAAAGTCCGATGACGCCGGAAATTATTTTCGCCGGATACAACATTGATTCCGGGTACATGACGAAACTGTTGGAATATTTGAAATCAAAAAACGTTTACGTCAATGTCATTTCGAAATCAGGAACCACGACCGAGCCGGGGATCGCATTTCGCGTGGTGAAAGCCATGATGGAAAAAGTGTACGGCAGAGACGGCGCCAGGAAACGCATCATTGCCACCACGGACGCCGAAAAGGGCGCTCTGCGGAAAATGGCGAGCCAGGAAGGGTATCGAACTTTCACGATTCCGGACGACGTGGGCGGACGATTTTCCGTTTTGACACCGGTGGGACTGTTGCCCATCGCTGTGTCCGGAAATTATGTGGAAACTCTGCTCAGTGGCGCTCGTGAAATGAAAGACAACTTGCGCAATAATTCAATTGAAGGCAATATCGCCAATATTTATGCGTCAATCCGCTATTTGCTTTACCAAAAGGGGAAGACCATCGAAATTCTTGCAAATTTTGATAAAAAACTCATCTATTTCGCTGAATGGTGGAAACAATTATTCGGAGAAAGCGAGGGCAAAGACGGCAAGGGCCTTTTCCCGGCGTCGGTTAATTTTACTACGGATTTGCACTCTCTGGGTCAGTACATTCAACAGGGACGGCGGGATTTGTTAGAAACTTTTCTCATTGTCAATAAAATTCAGGATCACATTATGGTTCCCGAGGACGTGCAAAATCTGGACGGCTTGAATTATCTTTCAGGAAAAACATTTCATGAAATTAATCTCAAAGCGCATCAGGGAACTGCGGCGGCTCACCGCAACGGCGGCGTTCCCAACATGACAATCCACATTCCGGAAGTGAATGCTCATTGGTTGGGCGCGCTCATTTTCATGTTCGAGAAAGCGGTGGCTGTTTCCGGCTATTTGCTCGGCGTGAACCCCTTCAATCAACCGGGCGTGGAAGAATACAAGACGAATATGTTCAAATTATTAGGAAAACCTGGCTATTGA
- a CDS encoding SpoIIE family protein phosphatase, producing MVIMHRTGWTKTDTFVILLGILGLLIFLHFYPKSLPEAGIKMRLDKKLIVEKAKKFLNDQSVELGELRAFPAFVHDANALHYYQVSSGIEKANQKISSGKVPVFYWRVRFRQPQDFGRLVAVSQNNQDTAEDVVQKMTKDTLVVDLTTEGEVLGFKISFSLDSVKTIARDSALQTARQFLQVQARINLQKFQLADSTADAKKMASVWNFVWKRSERIDHFEEKISVKLAGSHVVRFSREFKPPEIYNNSNDYQEIRGFIVVITAIVIFILLLVLFIYKLRNDQIEQKHNILLSSFIALCWVVMLAQSLITTESKGLILFLMPIIVTTPFIFLGFLIASSLGESEAREVWTEKLFTMDMFRSGSFFFPQWSMSILRGFALAFISLGILVLGVQFFSWKFDFFTRLDKEHLYNTFSMIPVFYIFVQGIINVSFGETIFRLFSVSYLKRTLKKPILIFVVALLAWILTYGSYAGLTFSSFWLTLVMNVLLGALLVIFFMKWDFLTVLWGAFSYYLIRELHPFLFFDNESLVYNGYALWVFLIVVFVIALLGLRSKQQEKTLREYVPDYKIRQQERERLARELEIARQVQSSFLPEENPQIPGLDIASVCIPAKEVGGDYYDFLPLGENKLGIVIGDVSGKGIPAAFHMTLTKGFLKSQAKLNLSPRGLLIHLNELFWENVKRGTFISMIYGMIDVEKRKFTFARAGHNPLLIKKMKDQELQAVCPNGLALGLTAGKIFEDNIEEFELTLNPGDVMMFYTDGFSEAMNPDKAEFGEKKLEELLSEIGQFSAQKILDHIAKNVTSFVEGAPQHDDMTMIIVKILDESAA from the coding sequence TTGGTCATTATGCATCGTACTGGTTGGACAAAAACAGATACGTTTGTTATTTTGTTGGGAATTTTGGGGTTGCTGATTTTCTTGCATTTTTATCCGAAAAGTCTGCCCGAGGCCGGCATAAAAATGCGTCTTGACAAAAAATTGATCGTCGAAAAGGCGAAAAAATTTTTAAACGATCAGTCAGTCGAGTTAGGTGAATTGCGCGCTTTTCCTGCTTTTGTGCACGATGCCAATGCGCTTCATTATTATCAAGTAAGTTCAGGGATCGAAAAGGCAAATCAAAAAATTAGCAGCGGCAAAGTCCCTGTCTTCTACTGGCGCGTTCGTTTTCGGCAGCCGCAGGATTTCGGGCGACTCGTTGCGGTCTCTCAGAATAATCAAGACACTGCTGAAGATGTAGTACAAAAAATGACGAAAGACACCTTGGTCGTCGATTTGACTACTGAAGGGGAAGTGCTCGGTTTCAAAATTTCCTTTTCTCTCGATTCAGTGAAAACTATCGCTCGCGATAGCGCTTTGCAGACAGCGAGACAATTTTTGCAAGTTCAAGCCCGAATTAATTTACAGAAATTTCAACTGGCGGACTCAACCGCCGATGCGAAAAAAATGGCATCCGTCTGGAATTTCGTCTGGAAACGCAGCGAACGAATCGACCACTTCGAGGAAAAAATCAGTGTTAAACTCGCCGGCTCACACGTTGTTCGCTTTTCCCGCGAGTTCAAGCCGCCGGAAATTTATAACAACTCTAACGATTACCAGGAAATCAGAGGCTTTATCGTTGTTATTACTGCTATCGTCATTTTTATTCTTTTGCTTGTTCTCTTCATTTACAAATTAAGAAATGATCAAATAGAGCAAAAACACAATATTCTCTTGAGTTCGTTTATTGCTCTGTGCTGGGTTGTAATGTTGGCGCAAAGCCTCATCACCACTGAGTCCAAAGGGCTGATTCTTTTTCTGATGCCGATTATCGTCACCACGCCATTCATTTTTTTGGGATTTTTAATTGCCAGCAGCCTCGGCGAATCAGAAGCGCGCGAAGTCTGGACTGAAAAACTTTTCACAATGGATATGTTCCGCAGCGGTTCTTTCTTTTTTCCCCAATGGTCGATGTCGATTTTGCGCGGGTTTGCGCTGGCGTTCATTTCGCTGGGAATTTTAGTGCTGGGCGTTCAGTTTTTTAGCTGGAAATTTGATTTCTTTACCAGACTTGACAAAGAGCATTTGTACAATACATTTTCCATGATTCCGGTTTTTTACATCTTCGTTCAGGGAATTATTAACGTCAGTTTTGGCGAGACCATTTTTCGCTTGTTCAGCGTGTCGTACTTAAAACGGACGTTGAAAAAACCGATCTTGATTTTTGTGGTGGCATTGCTTGCCTGGATTCTTACCTATGGCTCTTACGCTGGGTTAACATTTTCTTCCTTCTGGTTGACTCTGGTAATGAATGTCCTGCTTGGCGCATTATTAGTAATCTTTTTCATGAAATGGGATTTCCTCACTGTGCTCTGGGGTGCATTTTCCTATTATTTGATTCGCGAATTGCATCCGTTTCTATTTTTTGACAATGAGTCGCTGGTTTACAACGGCTATGCGCTGTGGGTATTCCTCATTGTTGTGTTTGTCATTGCGCTGCTGGGATTACGCTCCAAACAGCAGGAAAAAACTTTACGTGAGTACGTGCCTGATTACAAAATTCGGCAGCAGGAGCGGGAGCGGCTCGCTCGTGAATTGGAGATCGCGCGGCAGGTGCAGAGTAGCTTTTTGCCGGAAGAAAATCCGCAAATTCCCGGTCTGGATATTGCTAGCGTCTGTATCCCGGCCAAAGAAGTCGGCGGCGATTATTACGATTTCTTGCCTCTGGGCGAGAATAAATTAGGCATCGTCATCGGCGATGTTTCCGGAAAGGGAATTCCCGCGGCGTTCCACATGACGCTCACAAAGGGTTTTTTGAAATCGCAGGCAAAACTCAATTTGTCGCCGCGCGGGCTTTTGATTCATCTGAACGAACTTTTCTGGGAAAATGTCAAGCGCGGCACGTTCATCAGTATGATTTACGGCATGATTGACGTGGAGAAAAGGAAATTTACTTTCGCCCGCGCCGGTCATAACCCGTTGCTGATCAAAAAGATGAAAGATCAGGAACTGCAAGCGGTGTGTCCGAATGGCCTGGCGTTGGGCCTTACTGCCGGGAAAATATTTGAAGATAACATCGAAGAATTTGAATTGACGCTGAACCCGGGCGATGTGATGATGTTTTACACGGACGGTTTCTCCGAGGCGATGAATCCTGACAAGGCGGAATTTGGTGAAAAAAAACTGGAGGAACTGCTGAGTGAGATCGGTCAATTTTCCGCGCAAAAAATTCTTGACCACATTGCGAAAAACGTGACGAGTTTTGTCGAAGGCGCCCCTCAGCACGATGACATGACAATGATTATTGTGAAGATTTTGGATGAATCGGCAGCTTGA